AACTCTTATCTTGGATACTCGAGTAGATGGAATATTTCAgaggtgggcggggggtggggaaccAACAACAAAGTGTTCTTGCTCTGATCGAATTTTTTAAGTGCAAAACTtacactctgaaaactataatgtaccgttgaaagaaattaaagttcTAAATAAGTGGAAAACATTTCATGGGGATAGATTTGAAGACTTGATGTGGTTAAGATAGCAATGCTCCCCAGATTGATCCACAGACTCAACGCAATCTCTATTAAAATCCCAGCTGCCTCTTTTGCAGAAATTGACATGTTGATCTTAAAATGTTgatcttgaaaaagaaagacaaagcagGAGGACTTGTATGACCTGATATCAAGACTTATTCTTAAGATGTAGGAATCAAGATAGTGTGGTATTGGGGAAAggatagacacatagatcaatggaacagaatagaaagctcagagatagaGTCATGCAATTTTTTTTATCAAAAACCGAAAGGCAATTCAACAAACGGTGCTGAATAAATTGGACACCCACATGCAAAAAAGCATTCTTGACACTCAcaccttacacacacacaaaaataaactctaaatgtaaaaacacaaaactaaaatttatagaagaaaacataggagaaaatttcTGACTTCATATTTGGTGATTAGCTTTTGGATATGTCACCATAGCATAAATCACAAAAGGAAAGTTTGATAAATTGgaatttctcaaaattaaaataattcattcagTGAAAGATACTGTTGGGGTGAATGAAATTACAAACTACAGACTGGGAAAAAGTATTTGTAAATCACATATACAATGAAGtatttgtatccagaatatggtaaaaactcttaaaactcaacagtaagaaaacaaaaagctcAATTTTAAAACTGGACAAAACATCTGAACAGAACATTTCACTGaagaagatatatggatggcAAATAAACCATCAGTacaaaaagatgcttaatataatttgtcactcagttcagtttagtcgttcagtcgtgtccgactctttgtgaccccatgaatcgcagcacgccaggcctccctgtccatcaccaactcccagagttcactcagactcacgtccatcgagtcagtgatgccatccagccatctcatcctctgtcgtccccttctcctcctgcccccaatccctcccagcatcagagtcttttccaatgagtcaactctgcatgaggtggccaaagtactggagtttcagctttagcatcatcacttccaaagaaatcccagggttgatctccttcagaatggactggttggatctccttacagtccaagggactctcaagagtcttctccaacaccacagttcaaaagcatcaattcttcagtgctcagccttcttcacagtccaactcgcacatccatacatgaccacaggaaaaaccatagccttgactagacggacctttgtcactAGGGAAGGCAAATTGCAAAAGAATGAGCAGCCATGACAtaccatttaaatatttaaaacacaaaaacaaacaaccctgacaataccaaatgctgtcAAAGATTTGAAACGAGAGCTGTGGGAAGGCAAACATGGTACAggcactttggaagacagtttcttATAATGTTAAACGTGGACTTACCATATGAACTAGTAATCATGCTCCCAGCAATTCacccaactgaactgaaaacttatgCATACACAGAAAACTGCATGTGAATATTTTTAGCAGCTTTAGTCATAATCCCCCAAAATTGAGAGCCACCAAGATATCCCTCAGTAGGTGAATAGATGAACAAATTGTTGTATACATGATGGAAAACTAgtcagcaagaaaaaagaaacatgataTTCATCCATgcaaaaaaatggataaatcttGAATGCCCCTTACTAAGCTGAAAGGACCAGAATGGAAGGATTACATAATGAATGATTCTATTCATGAGGCATTCTGGAAGAGGCAAAACTGtaagaatggattaaaaaaaaaaaaaatcagtggtttcCAGGAGAAGGGATTAACTAGGCAAAGCACAGAGTATTCTCTTGAGTGATAGAGTTCACATGTATGGTGCTGGCATGATAGATATATGATTCTGCATTTCTCAAAGCCTACTAGCACAAAGAGTGAAttgtataaatttttttctaagttaaCTAGTAGGTTAGAGGGGGGAAGTGGAGATTGTGACCATGCTTAATGACTAACCGTCAAAGAGCAGACTATGGAAAAGGGAGCAAAAATAACTTTATAGTGAAGAAACCTGGCAAACACTATCTGAACCCATTAATGTCATCAGTGTTGAGTCATGTCAATCTCCTGTACCCCGATGTTAATTTCAATCACTGAAATTAACATCACCTGAAATTAACATCACCGGTAGGGGgacaaataaaattttctgtgCCTTTGGGATGCACTGAGAAACACACAACCACCATTTCTCTGGTATTTGTGGCTAGAAATGTATAATCTGAATCGAaacatgagaaaacatcagataAACAAAAAGTGAGGGACATTCTAGGAAATAAATGGGCTATATGCTACAAaaacttactccttagaaggaaggttatgaccaacctagacagcatatcagagaaggcaatggcaccccacttcagtactcttgcctggaaaatcaatggacggagaagcctggtaggctgcagtccatgagatcactaagagttggacacaactgagcaacttcactttgacttttcactttcatgcactggagaaggaaatggcaacccactccagtgttcttgtctggagaatcccagggacggtggagcctgatgggctgccatctatggggttgcacagagtcagacatgactgaagcgacttagcagtagcagcagcagacagcatattaaaaagcagaggcgttactttgccaacaaaggtccatctagtcaaggctatggtttttccagtagtcatatatagatgtgagatttggactataaacaaagctgagcgcagaagaattgatgcttttaaactgtggtgttggagaagactcttgagagatcccttggactgcaaggagatccaaccagtccatcctaaaggagatcagtcctgggtgttcattggaaggtccgatgttgaagctgaaactactttggctacctgatgcaaagagctgactcattggaaaagaccctgatgctgggaaagattgagggcaggaggagaaagggacgacaaaggatgagatggttagacggcatcaccgactcaatggacatgagtttgggtgggctctgggagttggtgttggacacagaagcccggtgtgctgcagctcatgtggtcacaaagagtcagacatgactgagtgactgaactgaactgaactaaatcaataaatataagaggaatgagagaaatggaaaatcacCATTAGATTACCACTCtaatcctggaatgagaagtcaagtggaccttaggaagcatcactaggaacaaagctagtggaggtgatggaattccagttgagctatttcaaatcctgaaagatgaggctgtgaaagtgctgcattcagtatgccagcaaatctggaaaactcagcagtatccaaaagactggaaaaggtcagtcttcattccaatcccaaagaacggcaatgccaaagaatgctcagactaccacacaatagcactcatctcacacgctagtaaagtaatgctcaaaattctccaagccaggcttcaacagtacgtgaaccgtgaacttcctgatgttcaagctcgttttagaaaaggcagaggaaccagagatcaaattgcaaacatctgctggatcatgcaaaaagcaagagaattacagaaaaacatcaacttctgctttattgactatgccaaagcctttgactgtgtggatcacaacaaactgcggaaaattgttaaagagatgggaataccagaccacctgacctgcctcttgagaaatctgcatgcagatcaagaagcaacagttagaactggacatggaacaacagactggttccaaataggaaaaggagtacatcaaggctgtatattgtcactctgcttatttaacttccatgcagagtacatcataagaaatgctgaactggatgaagcccaagctggaatcaagattgccaagagaaatatcaataacctcagatatgcagatgacaccacccttgtggcagaaagtgaagaactaaagaacctcctgatgaaagtgaaagaggaagtgaaaaagttggcttaaaactcaacattcagaagatgaagatcatggcatctggtcccatcacttcatgggaaatagatggggatacagtagaaacagtgacagactttattttcttgggctccaaaatcacagcagatggtgactgcagccatgaaattaaaagattcttgctccttcaaagaaaaattatgaccaatctagacagcatattataaaccagagacattactttgccaaaaaagatccgtctagtcaaagctttggtttttccagtagtcatgtatggatttgagagttggactataaagaaagctgagtgctgaagaattgatgattttgaactgtggtgttgcagaagactcttgagagtcccttggactgcaaggagatccaaccagtgcatcctaaaggagatcagtcctgagtgttcattggaaggactgatgctgaagctgaaactccaatactttggccacctgatgcaaagaatggactcatttgaaaagaccctgatgctgggaaagattgaagatgggaggacaaggggacaactgaagataagatggttggatgacatcatcaactcaatggacgtgagtttgagtaagctccaagagttggtgatggacagtgaggcctagtgtgctgaagtccatggggctgcaaagagtcggagatgactgagcgacggaactgagtTGAATCACTGCAAGCaaaatggtggctcagtggtaaagaatctgtctgcaatgcaagaaacacaggtttaacCCCGGTCCAGAtagatgtcctggagaagaaaatggtaaccttctacagtattcttacctgggaaatcccatggacagaagagcctggaaggctatagcccattgggttgcaaaagagtcagacatgacatagcaactaaacaacaacagcaagattCACTTCTGGATACTAAAATTATATTGTATATGCAATAGTTTGAGGAGAAACAGAATGATTTCCTAGTCTCAAAACATCCTCCCCAGGACTTTTGTTAGTTATAAAGGAAAAGATAGTAACTTCATAGTAGTTTAATTCAGCAGATATCACTTGATGAAGTGACCAAGGTTAACATCACTAGACATGTTGATGTATCCTTTGATATGGTTTCTATTTCTGTTAAGACAAAGtggttttaaaaagagagaaattttatGCAAGCTTTCTCTCTAatggtttttttctctttgacattCTGTTTGTTTGTTAGGTCATTAAGCTAAGGACATTTAGTAGGTAGCAATTGTATGAAAATCCGAAGGTATTTAACTCTCATAGTTATCCACTGGGATTATGGGTCAATAAAGAAAAGACCGTTCTTGTGGTTTTTTTAGCATTTACAATAAACTCAAATTTCAGTAAAATTTACAGAAATATAACAGCAATACAATTTGAAATTCATCGTATttgtaggaaggaaggaaatatttaaaattccttttgaTAAAAGGAGAATTCTCATGGTATTgccaactacaaattggcacttgccatctacttcTACAAGCATTAAATCATGTGCTactgctgactttcaacatcccctgaaagaaatcaaggtggagagcagaaatgaggcactctgtgctctaggaaaacaggcagaaccagtcttcagatagatattttcaggaaccaaTTTTTTTTATCccaattcttttatttcttcttatctagaaaagcattaaaatgcTTTTAGTGGTGACGACTGCTCCTCTTGATTAGTAACTTTTGtgagactagcagaaaccttctgcaaaatagatgtgcttgattgcatggaTTCCCCTTTCACCAAAATCACCTATATACTGAACCCCCACCCCAGCAGTTTCTCAAAGCTATCTTAAATGCTGTTTCTTGGACTAcagtcttcattttgccccaaataaaacttaacttgcaactctcgtgttgtgcattttttaaaagtcagtcatATCTTGACCAAGCTACCTTCAAACCCATTTCCAAAAACTCAGGTTAATATCAGATTTATGTCCGAAAGCATAAAAAAAGTTGCAAGcataagaagaaaacagagaattcagtttctttcaaGTATCCATAAAATATACATGAACATTGATAATCTATCAAGCCAGTGAGGAAATGTCAATTTCAAAAGTAGAAGAAATGTTATATGTTCCGATTACAACACAATAAAGCTAGAAATTAATTACCAGATCAGGAGAAAAGTTTCTTTGCCCTggacatttattaaaatgtattttaaataatgactTGAGTCAAAGGGAAAACATCAAAACATCAACCAAAGCTGGACCTTTCAGATGGATTTAAAGCATAAGGGCAGTCTCTAGCCTCTGTGGTATCATTGTGTGGGTTAGAAAAAGTGTTTCCttcttcaagttaaaaaaaaaaaaaaaagaccaacccAACTGCATCTGTGGATAGTTATAAGGTGATGGCCCTGAGCCCAGCTAGCTGGAGGATGAGCTTGACACTCAGGAAAACTAAGTCAAAGTGAGTTGGGAGctgtgaaagaaagggaaaaacaaaaacaaacaaaaaaaccctgctaAATACTGAGTTTTCCTTAAGACTGGAGGCAAACTTCTAGTTAGTAAAGTGCCTACTAGCAAGATATTGAAGGCCAGGAAAAAAGTCTCACCTGAGGAACATTTTCTTTGATTGAACTTAATATGCTCAAGGCCCTGACTCCTAAGGACAAAGAGTGCACttggtttgaaagtgaaagtcaatcagtcgtgtctgaccctgctctttgcgaccccatgcagtgcagcctgccaggctcctctgtccatggaattctccaggccagaatactggagtgggtagctgttcccttctccaagggatcttcccaacccagggatcttctcaacccagggatcgaacccaggtctcccacattgcaggaggattcttttccagctgagctaccaagaaagCCTGCACTTGGTTTAATACTCAATTGGTTTTCTGTAAGCCACTACAGGATTTAACTGTTTCAATACTTTAGGtaaattttgctatttttaaaaatttcttgtaaAAAGTAATTACATCTATAACACCTGATGTAAATGATTCAGAAGCAAGCTTACTAAGTTTGTCTTAAAGGATGCCTGCATTCATAGCCAAAAAATTCTCAATTTGTAATTGTGTTGTTAAAAATCATTCAGATATTCTCTGATTAgagtagaatattttttaatggagCTATTCctaacatcggagaaggcaatggcaccccactccagtactcttgcctggaaaatcccatggatggaggagcctggtaggctgcagtccatggggtcattaagagttggacacgactgagcgacttccctttcacttttcactttcatgcattggagaaggaaatggcaacccactccagtgttcttgcctggagaatcccagggacgggagagcctggtaggctgccatctatggggtcgcacagagttggacatgactgaagcgacttagtagtagtattCCTAACATTATCTCCCTAAAATCACGGAAAGACTGAAGCATTTTTTGTGTTCTGTTTTGTAAGGATTGCTTTCTTTTGCAGAAGCACCTCTCCTAGAAGGGGAGCAATAAGGGCTCCAGGTGCTATGAAAGAATAGGGACCCTCACCAGAGACAGTTTCTCTCAGCCATGCACTTCAGTGGTACAAAAACATACCACAGTTGAAAACAGGTTGTGTATGGAGGGGATAAGGGGAAAGTCAATGAATGTGATGAATATGAAAGTCACTGAAAGGGATGAATAAAacactcccctccccctccaaaaaaaaaaaaaaagtaaggaaaggAAAGACTGGTGTAGCTCTAGGCTGGTCTTGAGTCACCAGGTGGGAGTTTAGGAAGCTTCTGTCGAGATTCAAAGGAGACAGAATCTAGAGACAGGCCACAATGGCACAGTGACAGAATAAAGACCTGGTTGCTAGGGTCAGGGAATAAACACCAGAAGCCTGGAAGAAGAGAAATGGAGCCCTAGCTCCttgtccccttccccaccctccctctTAGGTTGTGTGAGATGTTACCTTTCACCCGAACATCATCTTCCTGATTTCAGACCTTAACTCTGGTCTCTGAGTTCTGCTTAGTTCCACATTTTCTACCCATTTGCACAGAGGACCACCACCTCTCCTTTCTGGAATCGCTAAGGTTTTCTACTTCACTTATGACCTGGTCATCAGCCCTACTAATTCAGCTGAGATGGAAGTGCCCACCCCCTCCAAAACACTTAAGCTTCCTGATCTCAATGAAGAGTCTTTGGACCCTAGGATTATGATTGCCTTATTTGAAATTGGATCACTTCCCCCAGTTTCTTGCAGTTCTCTTCCTTCGCTAAAAAGTAGTGACCATGAAGCAATTGAACAGCGAATTGCAAAGAAGTTTGAAAGCctcttaaaagaaattaaagatattgTTAAACACGTGACAAGTTATGAACAGAAGGTCACAGAAACAAAAGAATCTTTTAAGGAAACCAACATGTCTGAGGTGACAGAACTTAGAGAAAAAATCATAGAACTTGATGAAATAAATAAAGTACTAGTGAAAAAACTGCTTGCTAGTTTGGACctagggaaaaaagagaatgcaaagaaacaggagatGAGGTTGGACAACCAGAACTCAGAGGACACAGTGCAAGACTGTTCAAGGGATTTGGTAAATTGTTCAAAAGGACAAAACGCCCTTCCTGAAACTCAGCTAAGTAAGGAAAAAGCAAAGCACAGATTCCCTCACATTCAAGAAGAAAATATCAGACTGAGGAACAACATGGAGCAGTTACTACAGGAAGCGGAACACTGGAGTGTGGAACATACCGAACTCAGCAAACTAATCAAGTCCTACCAGGAATCTCAGAATGACATCAATACTCTTAAAAATAATGGCACCCATTCCCTAACTCAAACAAACAATGAGTCAGCTAAGCAAGAGCTGGAGGAACAAGTGAAGAGACTGAGACGAGACACATATTCATTGCATTTGATTGCAACCTTGCTGGAGAATGAATGCCAGATCTTAGAGCAGAGAGTAGAGCTGCTCGATGAACTCCGTCACCAGAAGGAAGAGCCTCTGCAAGGGGAGCCAGTGCAAATAAATCACGAGCAGAACGACAAGGAACAGAAGCCGCCAGAGGCAGACAAGGTCAAAGTACATGAGAAAAACACGCCAGAAGTGGAAGGTACGTTTCACAAAAGAGATCGGTTCTTTAGAAGCCTGGATATTTGTCACAATAAGAAAGCTCATAATAACCAGTTCAATACTCGTATTGCAAAAAGAGCTCTTGTGGTAAAGAGGCCAGCTAGCagcttaagttaaaaaataaccaAAAGTAGAAGAAAAGGCAGATCTTCAAAAAATTATATAGTACATCCAACTCCAGGCATATCAATCATCAAACCTAAGAGACACCTGTTTGTTCAACCAAGAAATAGCCATAGAACAAGAAGGTTAACATTTAACATTATTCATTACCTTGATGGTTAGGTAAGTTTGGTCTTTAATGACCATCAATGTCAACTTTTGCTCACATTAGTCATCTTTACAAGCTGGTTTTTTAGTTATTACACAGAGAGCTCTGACACTTTAACCAAAAGTGATAATTTACAGGTCCAAATAAGTAAAGATCTAAATAAAAACCACAACAAACAAAGGAagggattcttttttctttatttaatcatTGCCTTGGGGAGGGAAGTTCTGAGGGGAAAAGTATATAACACTTAAATTGTGAACCTTTCAAACTCCCTTTCAAAagcatattccttttcctatttattatCCACTGAAGTGTGGGCTGTAGTGGAGTTTTAAAAAGCTGATAAATCACTCCTAATCTTCCATAAATTTCCCTATTCCCTGAATCTACTGTTACTAATATTCCCTTCTTGCTCCTCAAATAGTAAATGGTGGGCATACCAGGTAGCTGAGACCTTGGGGAAGGACATCTTGGCTTCTTTAGAAGAATAGATGTGTCTCAAGATTTTGTTCTGTGCTGGAAAAATTCATCTCATTAATCCAGGTGAGGATAATTACTCAGAATTACTCAGGGAAAAAAGCATTGTCCTCTGTTAAGAGGACTGAACTTTTGGTTCCAGGAAAGATGGAGCAGAATCTCTTCTCCCTGTTcctcccattcagttcagttcagtcgttcagtcgtgtccagttctttgcgatcccatgaattgcagcacaccaggcctccctgtccatcaccaactcccggagtttactcaaatgtatgtccatcaagttggtgacgccattcagccatctcatcc
The nucleotide sequence above comes from Budorcas taxicolor isolate Tak-1 chromosome 20, Takin1.1, whole genome shotgun sequence. Encoded proteins:
- the SPZ1 gene encoding spermatogenic leucine zipper protein 1 translates to MEVPTPSKTLKLPDLNEESLDPRIMIALFEIGSLPPVSCSSLPSLKSSDHEAIEQRIAKKFESLLKEIKDIVKHVTSYEQKVTETKESFKETNMSEVTELREKIIELDEINKVLVKKLLASLDLGKKENAKKQEMRLDNQNSEDTVQDCSRDLVNCSKGQNALPETQLSKEKAKHRFPHIQEENIRLRNNMEQLLQEAEHWSVEHTELSKLIKSYQESQNDINTLKNNGTHSLTQTNNESAKQELEEQVKRLRRDTYSLHLIATLLENECQILEQRVELLDELRHQKEEPLQGEPVQINHEQNDKEQKPPEADKVKVHEKNTPEVEGTFHKRDRFFRSLDICHNKKAHNNQFNTRIAKRALVVKRPASSLS